From the genome of Acinetobacter sp. TR3:
CCGAGTGCATATTTTGTTTGGATTCGACCAGATGGAACAACAACGAAATTAAGTCACTATACTGGTTGTATTTCACCAGCAAATATAGAATTAAATAAACTGATTGATAAACTACCGAAATTGATCGGTATTGATGATTTAGTACATTAAACTTGCTGTTGCTAAAATAGACAAATTTGGCATTTATGTTAGTATAAGTACAAGCGCAATCATGCGGAGGAGTCATCAATGACAGCTTTTACAATCATGAATATGAGTATCCAAGAAGAGGATCATCTTCCTGATCTTGCTGTACAAGCATTCCGCAATGCTTTCAAACATGCGAGCCAGTCTTCAACTGTGGTATATGCCAAAAATCATCAGCTATTAAAGCAATTACCAACAGGTGAGATTAGTGTGATTAAAGATATATCAACAGCTTATACGTCTATTTCAGCGCAACATCATGTACTAAAACGTAAAAAAAAGCAGGCTATTGTATAAGTTAATGCGACAACTTAAGCCTAGAATTCGTATGTTTGCGGGCCCAAATGGTTCTGGGAAAAGTACGATTAAAGATTATTTATTGCCCCGACATATTGGGGCATATTTAAATGCAGATGAACTCGAAAAAATTCTAAATCAAACCCAAATTTTGGATTTAAATACTTATCATGAGTCCTTGGATCGTATAAAACTGGTTGAATTTTTAAAAACTAAAAATAAGCAAATAGATCAACAGATTCACCCTTTATTAAGCCAAGAACCTGAGTTGCTAGCAGAAAATAAAATTCTTTTTGTAAAAGCAGATGTGGATTCGTACCTTGCAGCACGCATTATTGATTTTCTTCGACTAGAATTTTTAAAATTAAAAATAAGTTTTACTTTTGAGACTGTTATGTCACATATAAGTAAAGTTGAGTTTTTAAAAGCTGCTCGGAAACAAGGTTTTAAAACCTACTTGTATTATGTTTCTACCGTTGACCCTGAAATTAATATTGCAAGAGTTCAATATCGAGTGACTACGGGAGGGCATCCTGTACCTGAGCAAAAAATTCGTGATCGTTACTATCGCAGTATGGATTTACTCATGCAGGCTGTAGAAATGACGGATCGCACTTTTATCTTTGATAATTCTTCTAATGGCGAAAAAGCGGCTTTTCTCGCTGAGATTGAGCAAGCAGAATTGCTAAAACTGAATCCTGTCGTCACAGATTTTCCAATTTGGTTTGTAGAAAAAGTATTAACCGAATTTGAGTGAAAAATAGGAGACAAAAAAGGTTTTAATTATTATATAAAATAATATAATATAAAAATATATAATATATCCTTTGGATGAATCATGTCGAGCATCATCTCAGCTTTGATCGGTGGTGGAATTTTAGGACTTGCCGTTGTTGGCTATTTATATGTCAATGGTCGTATTACAGGCATCAGTGGTCTGCTTGCACAAGTGTTACAACCAAAGCTTTTGGTTCGTAGTTCGGCTTTGTGGTTCTTATTTGGACTATTCGTGACACCGTTCATTTATCAGATCTTTGTAAAACCAGAAATTGTTATTGAATCCTCTCCGATTGGGTTGGTCATCGCAGGTCTTTTGGTTGGCTTTGGTACTCGTTTAGGTTCTGGCTGTACCAGTGGGCATGGAATCTGTGGAATTAGTCGTTTATCCATACGTTCTATGATTGCAACAGTTACATTTATGTTAGCAGGAATAGTAACTGTATATGTTATTCGCCATATCATTGGAGTTACGCCATGAAAAATATACTTGCTTTCATTTTTGGTAGCTTATTTGCATTAGGCTTGCTGGTTTCAGGGATGTCTAATCCTGAGAAAGTTTTGGGTTTCTTAGACATTTTTGGACAATGGGATATAAGTTTAATGTTCGTGATGATGGGTGCAATCATTGTGGCAATTATTCCATTCCAAAAAGCGATTCGAAATCCGAAAACGATCTTTGGAGAAGAAATATCATTACCCATGAATACCCACATTGATAAAAAGTTAATTGTTGGTTCGAGCCTTTTTGGAGTCGGTTGGGGGATTGCAGGAATCTGTCCAGCACCAGCAATTACATTGATTGGATTGGGTTATTCACAAGCTTGGTATTTTATTGGTGCGATGCTATTAGGTATGTTTGTACATCGTTTGTGGGCTAAAAACTAATCGTTTTTTTGATTGTTATTGTATTTGTGTAAATAATATAAGGCACATAAGGTTATGATGTGCCTTGTTTTTATATAATAGGATATTATTTGAAACTATGAAGATATCGTGGTATAGAGCAAGCAATAACAAGTCCAAAAATGAGTAAGCTAAAATATATGAATAGAATCGTAAGAGCGCTTATACAGAAATTGAGTTCTTTGCATGCCCCTTATAATAATGGAATTCTCCATGATAAAATCGAAATAACTGAACTAGACAATAGAAGTCTAAGTTGATTTAAGCTCAGGGATTTGAATAAGTATTGATTGATATTATTTTTTATTAGAGGGAGAATGCGGTGGTGTATCCACCATCCATTAATACTAAGAACAACAACAATAAATAGTTTTTCTGATCCTAGACAGTATCGTGGACAACCGATCCCTCTAAATTCTTGAAATATTTCTGTTCAAAGGCTTCTGGACTTAACCAGCCGTTTGCGGAATGCCTTCTGACCCGATTGTAATAAATCTCAATATAGTCAAACAAGACAGTATTAGCTTCTTTTCGAGTGGCAAACACACTGCCATGGACCACATGACCTTTCAATGTATGAAAGAAGCTTTCGGTCACTGCATTGTCCCAACAGTTTCCTCGTCTAGACATGCTTTGAATACAGTTATTCGTCAATAATAGCGCCCTAAAATCACGACTACAGTACTGTGAGCCTTGGTCAGAATGCACCATGACACCTGTTGGATAACCCTGACGCGCCATTGCATAATTAAATGCATCACATACCAATTGACGATCTATCAGATGGCTGGTTTGCCATCCCACAATACGACGGCTGAATAGATCTAGCATCACACATAAATACAGCCAGCCTTCTTTAGTTCGGATATAGGTAATATCCGTTGTCCAAACTTTATTAGGCTGAGTAACTGTAAATTGGCGATCCAACAAATTTGATGCTGTAGACAAACGATGGTTTGAATCAGTCGTATGCTTGTATTTACGTGCAATCCTACTACGTAAACCAAGCTTTTTTAGCATCCTTCCAACGGTACGTTCGCTCATGCGATAACCTAAATCACGCATGTCATGTACCAATGACGGTGCACCCAAGCGCGCATGATGCTGCCAATATACAACTTTTAAATCATTGTATTTCTGCGCTGTATTGGTCTGGCGTTTTCGCCAGGCATAATAGCCTGAAGTGCTGACATCTAGGCATTTACAGACAGAAGACACAGTGACTTCATTTATATCCATATCTTGAATTACCGTGTACTTTTCTTGGCATGATCTGTCAGAAAGTACACATGCGCTTTTTTTAAGATGTCATTGGCTTCCTTGAGCTGTTTGACTTCTTTTTCTAATTCCAAGATCCGCTGTTGTTCAGGAGAAAGTTGACGTTTGCTTGAACCTACTGGATTGGCTTCACGAATCCATTTATCTAAGGTTGAATAACCCACACCTAATTTATGGGCGATTGCAGCTATAGGCTCGTGGGAGTTTGAAAGTGCATAATCAATTGCTTGCTGTTTAAATTCTGGACTAAAGCGTTTAGCCATTTTTACATCTCCAAAGTTAACTTTACGTTAGCTTTAGAGGGATGCATTGTCCATTATTTTGGCTAGGATCAAATTCTCCAAACAGATCAAGAGGTTTGTTGATGTCTGAGGCAGTTCCAGCAATTGATGAAAGTGAATCTTTAGAAACAACCAAAGGTTATGAAGATACTGAGGTTTTTAGGAAAAACCTGATAATACTATAGTAAATATAGAATATTAGTATTTACTACTCAATACAGATATCTTGTGAAATAAAAGTGATATTTATCAAAAAATACGAAATAAAAATATTGATTTTTGAGTACAAGTTAAGTAGTTTTTTTATGAAGTTAGGTAGGTTTTTCCATCACCTAACGAGGCTAACGACTGACACTCGGAAAGACGAGATGAAGCATAACGCTCACAGCAATGTGAGCGTTTTTAATGCCTTCAAAAATGTAATGTGTGTCTAGAATTTTGGTGACTATTGAAACAATCAAATTATTAAACACAAAGTCGGTCTGCTGAATTTAGCATAAGAACTCCAGAACGTATCCAAAGCTTGTAAAGTCATGGGGATACCTTCTATCGCTATCAAGAACTAGCCAGTACTGGCAATATGGATGCACTCATCAATCAAAGTCGCAGAACTCCAAATTTAAAAAACCGAGTGGATGAGCAAACTGAACAAACTGTTGTTGATTTTGCAATCTAATATCCAGCTTATGGTCAGCATAGGACCAGTAATGAGCTACGTCAGATTGGCATCTTTGTATCTGGCAGCGGTGTACGCTCTATCTGGCTTAGACACAATCTTGAGAATTTCAAAAGGCGATTAAAGGCACTTGAAATAAAAGTTGCTCAAGAAGGTATTCAGTTGAATGATCAGCAGATTTCTGCATTATAACGTAAACATGAAGATGATTTTGCTTGTGGTGAAATTGTAACGCATCATCTAGGATACCTTGGAGCGCAAGATACTTTGTATGTCGGAAATCTAAAAGGCGTTGGTCGTATTTATCAGCAAACTTTTATATACCTATAGCAAAGTGGTCATTGTAAGCTGCACACAACCAATACGCCTATTACAGCCGCAGATTTATTGAATGACCGAGTGTTGCCATTCTATGAGTCCCAAGAATTGCCAGTGCTTCGTATTCTGACTGACAGAGGTACAGAATATTGCGGTAAAGTTGAACATCATGATTATGAGCTTTATTTAGCGCTGAATGATATTGATCACACTAAAACGAAAGCAGCCTCACCACAAACAAATGGAATATGCGAGTGCTTCCATAAGACGATCTTTCAGGAGTTTTATCAGATTACTTTTCGAAAGAAACTTTATAGTTCATTAGAAGAGTTACAGCTTGATCTAGGCGGTTGGCTGAAATTCTATAATACTGAACTAATCCATCAGGGCAAGGTGTGCAATGGCAGAACACCATTTGCAACATTACTTGATGGAAAACGTAGTTGGGCTGAAAGAATTTAGCTCAAATTTAACCTGACAGTTTTAAGCAAATATCGATAACTGTCAGATCAGGTTTGAGCTAATACATTTTTATCTTTTTAGATAACTACACCATTTTGTTCAATTTTTACGGCAGCTTTCCAACTTGGTAGAGAACTCAAATGTTCGACATAGCTTTTGATATGGGGATATCTTTCA
Proteins encoded in this window:
- a CDS encoding zeta toxin family protein yields the protein MRQLKPRIRMFAGPNGSGKSTIKDYLLPRHIGAYLNADELEKILNQTQILDLNTYHESLDRIKLVEFLKTKNKQIDQQIHPLLSQEPELLAENKILFVKADVDSYLAARIIDFLRLEFLKLKISFTFETVMSHISKVEFLKAARKQGFKTYLYYVSTVDPEINIARVQYRVTTGGHPVPEQKIRDRYYRSMDLLMQAVEMTDRTFIFDNSSNGEKAAFLAEIEQAELLKLNPVVTDFPIWFVEKVLTEFE
- a CDS encoding IS3 family transposase (programmed frameshift), encoding MAKRFSPEFKQQAIDYALSNSHEPIAAIAHKLGVGYSTLDKWIREANPVGSSKRQLSPEQQRILELEKEVKQLKEANDNLKKSACVLSDRSCQEKYTVIQDMDINEVTVSSVCKCLDVSTSGYYAWRKRQTNTAQKYNDLKVVYWQHHARLGAPSLVHDMRDLGYRMSERTVGRMLKKLGLRSRIARKYKHTTDSNHRLSTASNLLDRQFTVTQPNKVWTTDITYIRTKEGWLYLCVMLDLFSRRIVGWQTSHLIDRQLVCDAFNYAMARQGYPTGVMVHSDQGSQYCSRDFRALLLTNNCIQSMSRRGNCWDNAVTESFFHTLKGHVVHGSVFATRKEANTVLFDYIEIYYNRVRRHSANGWLSPEAFEQKYFKNLEGSVVHDTV
- a CDS encoding YeeE/YedE family protein, which gives rise to MSSIISALIGGGILGLAVVGYLYVNGRITGISGLLAQVLQPKLLVRSSALWFLFGLFVTPFIYQIFVKPEIVIESSPIGLVIAGLLVGFGTRLGSGCTSGHGICGISRLSIRSMIATVTFMLAGIVTVYVIRHIIGVTP
- a CDS encoding DUF6691 family protein, producing MKNILAFIFGSLFALGLLVSGMSNPEKVLGFLDIFGQWDISLMFVMMGAIIVAIIPFQKAIRNPKTIFGEEISLPMNTHIDKKLIVGSSLFGVGWGIAGICPAPAITLIGLGYSQAWYFIGAMLLGMFVHRLWAKN